A single Oryza brachyantha chromosome 8, ObraRS2, whole genome shotgun sequence DNA region contains:
- the LOC102718859 gene encoding alpha/beta hydrolase domain-containing protein 17B produces MGGVTSSVAAKFAFFPPDPPSYGVADEEEPPLPGAPAAPPPAAAGGAETSSRRVSLTGVPWREGVEARRVRTRRGTEIVAVYVRCPRARLTVLYSHGNAADIGKMYELFVEFSARLHVNLMGYDYSGYGRSSGKASEANTFADIEAAYKCLVEVYGTREEDIILYGQSVGSGPTVDLAAHLHHIRAVVLHSPILSGLRVMYSVKKTYWFDIYKNIEKIPLVKSPVLVIHGTNDDIVDCSHGKQLWEMCQNKYEPLWIEGGDHCNLETFPVYIRHLKKFISAIEKLPAEKEASIEIEERLSENETPSDSSALSDAPWTTSQRLEPPRKSTRHELPPRLSTDHVDKRRRSTGRREKPRSSSIAADKKERSRRSVDTFDRTRDEYDQPDKPRKSIDRLGEMIRSMGLCNVDCFKESPRSTEPSRDR; encoded by the exons ATGGGCGGGGTGACTTCCTCGGTGGCCGCGAAGTTCGCGTTCTTCCCGCCCGACCCGCCGTCGTATGGCgtggccgacgaggaggagccgccgttgccgggggctcctgctgctcctcctccggcggcggcgggcggcgcggagacGTCGTCGAGGAGGGTGTCTCTGACGGGGGTCCCGTGGAGGGAAGGCGTGGAGGCGAGGCGGGTGCGGACGCGGCGGGGCACGGAGATCGTCGCCGTGTACGTGCGGTGCCCCAGGGCGAGGCTCACCGTGCTGTACTCGCACGGCAACGCGGCCGACATCGGGAAGATGTACGAGCTCTTCGTCGAGTTCAGCGCCCGCCTCCATGTAAACCTCATGGG GTATGATTATTCTGGTTATGGACGGTCGTCAGGCAAG GCAAGCGAAGCTAATACCTTCGCTGACATAGAGGCTGCATACAAATGCCTCGTGGAGGTATATGGCACTAGAGAAGAAGACATCATTCTGTATGGTCAGTCTGTCGGTAGTGGCCCAACTGTCGATTTAGCTGCTCATCTACATCATATAAGAGCGGTTGTTCTGCACAGCCCCATACTGTCTGGTCTGCGTGTCATGTATTCTGTGAAGAAAACATACTGGTTTGACATATACAAG AACATTGAGAAAATACCCCTGGTTAAATCTCCGGTTTTGGTAATTCAT GGCACAAATGATGATATTGTAGATTGTTCCCATGGGAAGCAGCTATGGGAGATGTGCCAAAATAAGTATGAACCTCTATGGATCGAGGGAGGAGACCACTGTAACCTGGAGACCTTCCCAGTGTACATAAGGCATCTGAAGAAGTTCATATCGGCAATCGAGAAGCTGCCTGCTGAAAAAGAAGCATCAATTGAGATCGAGGAGAGGTTGTCTGAAAACGAAACACCATCTGATAGCTCTGCTCTCTCAGACGCTCCATGGACGACCTCACAGAGGCTGGAGCCACCGAGGAAGAGCACAAGGCATGAGCTGCCTCCTCGACTGAGCACCGATCATGTCGACAAGCGAAGGCGAAGCACGGGCCGCAGAGAGAAGCCAAGATCGTCGTCCATCGCAGCAGATAAGAAAGAGAGATCAAGGAGAAGCGTTGACACATTTGACAGGACGAGGGATGAATATGATCAGCCGGATAAACCAAGAAAAAGCATCGACAG GCTTGGTGAGATGATCAGATCTATGGGGCTCTGCAATGTTGACTGCTTCAAGGAGTCTCCTCGAAGCACTGAGCCTAGCCGAGATCGGTGA
- the LOC102706592 gene encoding UDP-glycosyltransferase 89B2-like, protein MLSSAMDASPRNHASGGGRGDGYGDEQPHVLVVPYPAQGHMLPLLDLVALLAARGLALTVAVTPGNVPLLAPLLAACPPSSSVATVMLPFPSSPGILPAGCGENTKDLPAHLFRPLMVSLAALREPLLAWCKAQRRRVTAVVSDMFTGWTQPLAAELGVPHVTFSGSGAHYLAVSHSLWRRMPRRHSPDDADEAVAFPDVPGSPSFPWRHLSWLFRQYVAGDEVSEAIRQIFLWNLKSSCFVANSFTAIEAAYVERPLHDLMEKKVFAVGPLSDAVDRCADRGGKPVVSPACVAAWLDAFDDGSVLYVSFGTQQVLSPAQAARLADALAQSAEPFIWAARSGTAVPEGFEAATAGRGMVIHGWAPQVEILRHRAVGWFLTHCGWNSVLEAVASSVAMLTWPMSADQFTNAWLLAETGVAVPVAEGADVVPDAGQMASAIALAVGKGGTSVRERAAELGRSTAAAVGEGGSSYRDLEGLVRILFQ, encoded by the coding sequence ATGCTGTCGTCGGCCATGGACGCATCGCCCCGGAACCATGCGAGCGGTGGCGGGCGTGGCGACGGCTATGGTGACGAGCAGCCGCACGTCCTTGTCGTGCCGTACCCAGCGCAGGGGCACATGCTCCCGCTCCTCGACCTCGTCGCGCTGCTGGCCGCGCGCGGCCTGGcgctcaccgtcgccgtcacgcccgGGAACGTCCCGCTCCTCGCGCCGCTGCTGGCGGCGtgcccgccgtcgtcgtcggtcgcCACGGTCATGCTGCCTTTCCCTTCGTCGCCGGGGATCCTCCCGGCCGGGTGTGGTGAGAACACCAAGGACCTGCCGGCCCACCTCTTCCGGCCGCTCATGGTCTCCCTCGCTGCGCTCCGCGAGCCGTTGCTCGCTTGGTGCAAGGCGCAGCGCCGCCGGGTCACGGCCGTCGTCTCCGACATGTTTACGGGGTGGACGCAGCCGCTcgcggcggagctcggcgTGCCGCACGTGACGTTCTCGGGCTCCGGTGCTCATTACCTCGCCGTGTCGCACTCTCTCTGGCGCCGCATGCCAAGAAGGCACAGccccgacgacgccgacgaggcggTCGCCTTCCCGGACGTGCCTGGCTCGCCTAGCTTCCCGTGGCGCCACCTGTCGTGGCTCTTCCGGCAGTACGTCGCCGGTGACGAGGTCTCCGAGGCGATCCGGCAGATCTTCCTGTGGAATCTGAAGAGCTCGTGCTTCGTCGCCAACTCCTTCACGGCGATCGAGGCCGCGTACGTTGAGCGCCCGCTCCACGACCTGATGGAGAAGAAGGTGTTCGCGGTGGGCCCGCTGTCAGACGCCGTGGACCGGTGCGCCGACCGTGGCGGGAAACCGGTGGTGTCGCCGGCGTGCGTCGCCGCGTGGCTGGACGCGTTCGACGACGGCTCCGTCCTGTACGTCAGCTTCGGGACGCAGCAAGTGCTGTCGCCGGCGCAGGCAGCGCGGCTGGCCGACGCGCTGGCACAGAGCGCGGAGCCGTTCATctgggcggcgaggagcggcaCCGCCGTGCCGGAAGGGTTCgaggcggcgacagcgggccGTGGCATGGTCATCCACGGGTGGGCTCCGCAGGTGGAGATCCtgcgccaccgcgccgtcggTTGGTTCCTGACGCACTGCGGCTGGAACTCGGTGCTCGAGGCGGTCGCCTCCAGCGTGGCAATGCTCACCTGGCCGATGAGCGCTGACCAGTTCACCAACGCGTGGCTGCTCGCGGAGACCGGCGTGGCCGTGCCGGTGGCGGAGGGCGCTGACGTCGTGCCCGACGCCGGACAGATGGCCAGCGCTATAGCCTTGGCCGTCGGGAAGGGCGGGACGTCGGTgagggagcgcgcggcggagctcggccggagcacggcggcggcggtgggggaggGTGGGAGTTCTTACAGAGATTTGGAAGGGTTGGTGCGTATACTATTTCAGTAG
- the LOC102706872 gene encoding flavonol 3-O-glucosyltransferase UGT89B1-like yields MATTNGVPSRRRPHVLVIPLPSRGHLLPLLDFAHRLSTRHGVPLTVAVTSSNLPLISAFLASTPLAAALPIEFPDASSPEHSSHRPPPGSHHALLAIHLPGFREPLLSWARSHPDPPTVVISDFFLGWAQHLADDLRVPRIVFYASGAFAVAALEHLWKGVLPLDPNSSPVVVLDSLPGSPAFPYDHVPSVVKKYVAGDPDWEFVREGFRLNATAWGAAVNTFDEMESEFLECLKRFFGHSRVWAVGPVADSGCRRAERSPEAEQLFSWLDACPPRSVVYVCFGTMYKPPPAQTAALGAALEASGARFIWAVGAGVAVLPEGLEERTAERGRVVRGWAPQVDILRHPAAGAFLTHCGWNSTLEGVAAGVVLLAWPMMADQFIDARLVVDLHGAAVQAAEGAAAVPDPGTLARVFADAVDGTKWADVRAKASALAAAAAEASEEGGSSWVALDGMVKELETAYASPLPIDHR; encoded by the coding sequence ATGGCCACCACCAACGGCGtgccctcccgccgccggccgcacgTCCTCGTCATCCCCTTGCCGTCGCGGGGCCACCTCCTGCCTCTCCTCGACTTCGCGCACCGCCTGTCCACCCGCCACGGCGTCcccctcaccgtcgccgtcacctccTCCAACCTCCCGCTCATCTCCGCCTTCCTCGCATCAACCCCCCTCGCCGCTGCCCTCCCAATTGAGTTCCCGGACGCCTCCTCCCCGGAGCATTCCAGCCACCGGCCGCCACCGGGAAGCCACCACGCGCTCCTCGCCATCCACCTCCCCGGCTTCCGCGAGCCGCTCCTCTCCTGGGCGCGGTCTCACCCAGATCCTCCCACGGTCGTCATCTCCGACTTCTTCCTCGGATGGGCGCAGCACCTCGCCGACGACCTCCGTGTTCCGCGGATCGTGTTCTACGCCAGCGGCgcgttcgccgtcgccgcgctcgaGCACCTCTGGAAGGGTGTACTGCCGCTGGATCCCAACAGCTCACCGGTCGTCGTTCTTGACTCTCTCCCTGGGTCCCCGGCTTTCCCTTACGATCACGTGCCGTCGGTGGTGAAGAAATACGTCGCCGGCGATCCGGACTGGGAGTTCGTGCGGGAAGGCTTCCGGCTCAACGCCACAGCCTGGGGAGCGGCGGTGAACACGTTTGACGAGATGGAGAGTGAGTTCTTGGAGTGCCTGAAACGGTTCTTTGGCCACAGCCGCGTCTGGGCGGTCGGCCCGGTCGCCGACTCCGGCTGCCGCCGAGCGGAGAGGTCGCCGGAAGCAGAGCAGCTATTCTCCTGGCTCGACGCGTGTCCCCCGCGTTCGGTGGTCTACGTCTGCTTCGGGACCATGTACAAGCCGCCTCCGGCCCAGACGGCGGCGCTGGGCGCCGCGCTGGAGGCGAGCGGCGCGCGGTTCATCTGGGCGGTGGGAGCGGGCGTCGCCGTGCTGCCGGAGGGGCTGGAGGAGAGGACGGCCGAGCGTGGCCGCGTCGTGCGCGGCTGGGCGCCGCAGGTGGACATCCTCCGGCACCCCGCCGCGGGCGCGTTCCTCACGCACTGCGGCTGGAACTCCACCCTGgagggcgtcgccgccggggtGGTGCTGCTCGCGTGGCCGATGATGGCCGACCAGTTCATCGACGCGCGGCTCGTGGTCGACCTGCACGGCGCCGCGGTGCAAGCCGCGGAGggcgcggccgccgtgccCGACCCGGGGACGCTCGCGCGCGTGTTCGCGGACGCCGTGGACGGGACGAAGTGGGCGGACGTGAGAGCCAAGGCTagcgcgctcgccgcggccgccgccgaggcctcGGAGGAAGGCGGCAGCTCGTGGGTCGCCTTGGACGGCATGGTGAAGGAACTGGAGACTGCATATGCATCTCCCCTTCCGATTGATCATCGGTGA
- the LOC102719138 gene encoding DNA-3-methyladenine glycosylase isoform X1, protein MLTTSSHSRHHHAFEKSPSQHMVKNIDRKQLQGAMSHASKYLQRIYPLGIQRTSSNLTLSSLSLSQNSNDSSLSSSNSSWEPKVPLLYGGTFSPWGDVLMSLERRREDDKVSDHDVEGEEEDSDCSEPGSLHRCSWITKNSDEAYIQFHDECWGVPVYNDNRLFELLALSGMLIDHNWTEILKRRDMYSHAWRWLWLIHFREAFADFDPNTVAKMDENDVAEISGNKELKLAECRVRCIIENAKCIQKVGKEFGSFSRYIWGHVNHRPTVGKYKHHKYIPFRTPKSEAVSKDLVRRGFRLVGPVIVYSFMQAAGMVIDHLVDCFRFPECVRLADRSWGITNVAA, encoded by the exons ATGCTCACCACATCATCACACAGCAGGCACCACCATGCATTTGAGAAGAGCCCTAGCCAACACATGGTGAAGAACATAGACAGGAAGCAGCTGCAGGGTGCCATGAGCCATGCCAGCAAGTACCTGCAGAGGATCTACCCTCTGGGGATCCAGAGGACCAGCTCCAACCTCACACTGTCATCACTCTCCCTGTCACAGAACTCCAATGACTCATCACTCAGTAGCTCAAATTCTAGCTGGGAGCCAAAGGTCCCTTTGCTGTATGGTGGCACATTTAGCCCCTGGGGAGATGTGCTCATGtccttggagaggaggagagaagaTGACAAGGTTAGTGATCATGATGTtgagggggaggaagaggactCTGATTGCAGTGAGCCAGGGAGCTTGCATAGGTGCAGCTGGATCACCAAAAACAGTG ATGAGGCGTACATTCAGTTCCACGACGAGTGCTGGGGCGTCCCTGTGTACAACGACAA TCGCCTCTTCGAGCTGCTTGCGTTGTCGGGGATGCTCATCGACCACAACTGGACTGAGATACTCAAGAGAAGAGACATGTACAG CCATGCATGGCGATGGCTGTGGCTGATCCATTTCAGGGAAGCGTTCGCCGACTTCGATCCCAACACGGTGGCGAAGATGGACGAGAACGACGTCGCCGAGATCAGCGGCAACAAGGAGCTGAAGCTGGCCGAGTGCAGGGTCCGGTGCATCATCGAGAACGCCAAATGCATTCAGAAG GTGGGGAAGGAGTTTGGGTCATTTAGCCGGTACATATGGGGGCACGTGAACCACCGGCCGACGGTGGGGAAGTACAAGCACCACAAGTACATCCCGTTCCGGACGCCCAAGTCGGAGGCGGTGAGCAAGGACCTCGTCCGCCGCGGCTTCCGCCTCGTAGGCCCCGTCATCGTCTACTCCTTCATGCAGGCCGCCGGCATGGTCATCGACCACCTCGTCGACTGCTTCCGCTTCCCGGAGTGCGTCCGCCTCGCCGACCGCTCCTGGGGCATCACCAACGTCGCCGCCTGA
- the LOC102719138 gene encoding DNA-3-methyladenine glycosylase isoform X2, with the protein MLTTSSHSRHHHAFEKSPSQHMVKNIDRKQLQGAMSHASKYLQRIYPLGIQRTSSNLTLSSLSLSQNSNDSSLSSSNSSWEPKVPLLYGGTFSPWGDVLMSLERRREDDKVSDHDVEGEEEDSDCSEPGSLHRCSWITKNSDEAYIQFHDECWGVPVYNDNRLFELLALSGMLIDHNWTEILKRRDMYREAFADFDPNTVAKMDENDVAEISGNKELKLAECRVRCIIENAKCIQKVGKEFGSFSRYIWGHVNHRPTVGKYKHHKYIPFRTPKSEAVSKDLVRRGFRLVGPVIVYSFMQAAGMVIDHLVDCFRFPECVRLADRSWGITNVAA; encoded by the exons ATGCTCACCACATCATCACACAGCAGGCACCACCATGCATTTGAGAAGAGCCCTAGCCAACACATGGTGAAGAACATAGACAGGAAGCAGCTGCAGGGTGCCATGAGCCATGCCAGCAAGTACCTGCAGAGGATCTACCCTCTGGGGATCCAGAGGACCAGCTCCAACCTCACACTGTCATCACTCTCCCTGTCACAGAACTCCAATGACTCATCACTCAGTAGCTCAAATTCTAGCTGGGAGCCAAAGGTCCCTTTGCTGTATGGTGGCACATTTAGCCCCTGGGGAGATGTGCTCATGtccttggagaggaggagagaagaTGACAAGGTTAGTGATCATGATGTtgagggggaggaagaggactCTGATTGCAGTGAGCCAGGGAGCTTGCATAGGTGCAGCTGGATCACCAAAAACAGTG ATGAGGCGTACATTCAGTTCCACGACGAGTGCTGGGGCGTCCCTGTGTACAACGACAA TCGCCTCTTCGAGCTGCTTGCGTTGTCGGGGATGCTCATCGACCACAACTGGACTGAGATACTCAAGAGAAGAGACATGTACAG GGAAGCGTTCGCCGACTTCGATCCCAACACGGTGGCGAAGATGGACGAGAACGACGTCGCCGAGATCAGCGGCAACAAGGAGCTGAAGCTGGCCGAGTGCAGGGTCCGGTGCATCATCGAGAACGCCAAATGCATTCAGAAG GTGGGGAAGGAGTTTGGGTCATTTAGCCGGTACATATGGGGGCACGTGAACCACCGGCCGACGGTGGGGAAGTACAAGCACCACAAGTACATCCCGTTCCGGACGCCCAAGTCGGAGGCGGTGAGCAAGGACCTCGTCCGCCGCGGCTTCCGCCTCGTAGGCCCCGTCATCGTCTACTCCTTCATGCAGGCCGCCGGCATGGTCATCGACCACCTCGTCGACTGCTTCCGCTTCCCGGAGTGCGTCCGCCTCGCCGACCGCTCCTGGGGCATCACCAACGTCGCCGCCTGA
- the LOC102719414 gene encoding phosphatidylinositol 4-kinase gamma 6 — MKANGNKTQALSKLASLQQFIPHDYDANDLGNILVRKLPTGADKFETLTELIPIDHGLCLPESLEDPYFEWIHWPQASIPFSEEELEYIANLDPIKDAEMLRMELHMIHEASLRVLVISTTFLKEATAYGFCLSEIGEMMSRQFSRKKEEPSELEVVCMEAKKWVEEGEWLLPGANFEGDYDNEPTHFDLDYEDDPVAFEASFVNKLNHVKGNSKNPLSKLAKVNEDEGDNSEFKKHDADICTSPDTTRATFASKLLISPKKLSFSGRNKWRHTRATNKNNKYGSNRSEHNRGGWSANEMLPLTSSFVRLSDLSVIEWSAFLEKFQTILPSMFQDRK; from the exons ATGAAGGCCAATGGCAACAAAACACAAGCTCTTAGCAAGCTTGCTTCTTTGCAACAATTCATTCCTCATGACTATGATGCCAATGACCTTG GAAATATTCTAGTCAGGAAGCTTCCAACTGGTGCCGACAAATTCGAAACGCTGACAGAACTTATTCCTATTGATCACGGCCTTTGTCTTCCAGAAAGCCTAGAGGACCCTTACTTTGAATGGATTCATTGGCCACAAGCATCTATTCCTTTCTCTGAGGAAGAACTTGAATATATTGCAAACCTAGACCCTATAAAAGATGCTGAAATGCTTCGCATGGAGCTGCATATGATCCATGAGGCAAGTCTTAGGGTGTTGGTCATCTCAACAACATTTCTCAAGGAAGCTACTGCCTATGGCTTTTGCTTGTCTGAGATAGGAGAGATGATGAGTCGACAATTTAGTAGAAAAAAGGAGGAGCCAAGTGAGCTTGAGGTTGTGTGCATGGAGGCAAAGAAGTGGGTTGAGGAAGGAGAGTGGTTGCTTCCAGGAGCTAACTTTGAAGGAGACTATGATAATGAGCCCACTCATTTTGATCTTGACTATGAGGATGATCCAGTTGCATTTGAAGCATCGTTTGTCAACAAATTGAACCATGTTAAAGGCAATTCCAAAAACCCACTATCAAAATTAGCTAAAGTAAATGAAGATGAAGGTGATAATAGTGAGTTCAAAAAGCATGATGCGGACATTTGCACAAGTCCAGATACTACTAGGGCTACTTTTGCCTCAAAGTTATTGATTTCACCAAAAAAGCTTAGTTTTAGTGGAAGAAACAAATGGCGCCATACCCGTgcaactaataaaaataacaagtatGGTAGTAATCGTAGTGAGCATAACCGTGGAGGTTGGAGCGCTAATGAGATGCTACCACTCACCTCGAGTTTCGTGAGGTTATCAGACCTAAGTGTTATCGAATGGAGTGCATTTCTTGAGAAGTTTCAGACTATACTTCCAAGCATGTTCCAAGATCGAAAGTAA